From the Butyrivibrio fibrisolvens genome, one window contains:
- the aroC gene encoding chorismate synthase, translating to MSGSTFGNHLKITTWGESHGAALGVVIDGFPAGMELSESDIQKYLDRRKPGTSSVTTPRKEDDKVEILSGVFESKTTGTPISLLVRNTSQKSGDYSQIASYYRPGHADYGFDAKYGFRDYRGGGRSSGRETIGRVAAGALCAKLLGQMGITITAYTKSIGPVSIDPNRFDASVIKENPVCMPDADAAAKAFDYIQECRNELDSVGGVIECRIEGVPAGIGEPVFDKLDASMAKALMSIGAVKAVEVGDGVMVSTYKGSEDNDGFTYKDGKIITATNHSGGIMGGISSGSDIILRCHVKPTPSISKEQSTVKQDGSPIDIVIGGRHDPVVVPRAVVVVECMAAVTLLDAMISNMSARASYITDFYNSRA from the coding sequence ATGTCTGGATCAACATTTGGTAATCATCTTAAAATTACAACCTGGGGGGAGTCGCACGGGGCTGCTCTTGGCGTTGTTATTGATGGATTCCCGGCAGGGATGGAGCTGTCAGAATCTGATATACAGAAGTATCTGGACAGGAGGAAGCCCGGAACATCATCTGTCACAACACCTCGCAAAGAGGATGACAAGGTTGAGATCTTATCAGGAGTATTCGAAAGTAAGACAACAGGCACTCCCATCTCCCTTCTTGTAAGAAATACATCTCAGAAATCCGGAGACTACAGCCAGATAGCATCCTACTATAGACCGGGACATGCCGATTACGGTTTTGATGCCAAGTACGGATTTAGAGATTACAGGGGCGGTGGTCGTTCATCAGGAAGAGAGACAATAGGCCGCGTAGCTGCAGGTGCACTGTGCGCTAAACTCCTTGGCCAGATGGGCATTACTATCACCGCATACACCAAATCCATAGGTCCTGTAAGCATCGATCCGAATAGGTTCGATGCATCTGTTATCAAAGAAAATCCTGTATGTATGCCTGATGCAGACGCTGCTGCCAAGGCTTTTGATTATATTCAGGAATGCAGAAATGAACTGGACTCTGTAGGCGGAGTTATAGAATGCCGCATAGAAGGCGTGCCTGCAGGAATAGGCGAGCCTGTTTTTGATAAGCTTGATGCTTCCATGGCCAAGGCTTTGATGTCAATCGGTGCTGTTAAAGCTGTCGAAGTCGGTGATGGCGTTATGGTATCTACTTACAAAGGTTCTGAAGACAATGACGGATTCACATATAAAGACGGCAAGATAATAACTGCCACTAACCACTCAGGTGGTATCATGGGCGGCATCAGTTCAGGATCTGACATAATCCTTCGCTGTCATGTAAAACCCACCCCTTCCATCTCCAAAGAGCAGTCTACAGTAAAACAGGACGGAAGCCCTATAGATATAGTCATAGGCGGCCGACACGATCCTGTAGTTGTACCAAGAGCTGTTGTCGTAGTAGAATGCATGGCCGCAGTCACACTCCTTGATGCCATGATATCCAATATGTCAGCAAGGGCAAGCTATATCACAGACTTCTATAATAGCCGCGCATAA
- the leuB gene encoding 3-isopropylmalate dehydrogenase has protein sequence MKLNITSIPGDGIGPEIVAEAKKVLESVAKVYGHEIIFTDVLMGGCSIDKYGVPLTQETIDIAKSSDAVLMGSIGGNTSTSPWYKLPPEKRPEAGLLGIRKALSLFANLRPAYLYPELKEACPLKTQISEKGFDLMIMRELTGGLYFGERKTEEIDGQEVATDTLVYSEKEIERIAIRAFDVARKRRKKVTCVDKANVLDSSRLWRKVVTKVSKDYPDVELSFMLVDNCAMQLVKDPAQFDVVLTENMFGDILSDEASMITGSIGMLPSASLNETSFGLYEPSGGSAPDIAGKDIANPIATILSAAMMLRYTFSLDKEADAIENAVKVILKKGYRTGDIKDAQTPEDMICSCSGMGSLIASEIK, from the coding sequence TTGAAGCTGAACATTACAAGCATTCCCGGCGATGGGATAGGGCCGGAAATTGTTGCTGAGGCAAAAAAAGTTCTTGAGAGCGTAGCCAAAGTATATGGACACGAGATTATTTTTACAGACGTACTTATGGGAGGATGTTCTATTGATAAGTACGGGGTTCCGCTTACCCAGGAGACCATTGATATAGCCAAATCTTCCGATGCGGTTCTTATGGGTTCTATAGGCGGCAATACATCTACATCACCATGGTATAAACTTCCACCGGAGAAGAGGCCTGAAGCCGGACTTCTTGGTATTCGCAAGGCACTTTCACTTTTTGCAAACTTAAGACCTGCATATCTGTATCCTGAACTTAAGGAGGCATGTCCTCTTAAGACTCAGATAAGCGAGAAGGGCTTTGATCTTATGATCATGCGTGAGCTTACAGGCGGTCTTTATTTTGGAGAGAGGAAGACTGAGGAGATTGACGGTCAGGAAGTTGCCACAGATACTCTTGTTTATTCAGAAAAAGAAATTGAACGAATTGCTATCAGGGCATTTGATGTTGCAAGAAAGAGAAGGAAGAAAGTAACTTGTGTCGATAAGGCCAATGTACTTGATTCTTCAAGACTTTGGAGAAAGGTAGTTACCAAAGTTTCAAAGGATTATCCTGATGTAGAACTTTCATTTATGCTGGTTGACAACTGCGCTATGCAGCTGGTTAAGGATCCTGCTCAGTTCGATGTGGTACTTACAGAGAACATGTTCGGAGATATCCTTTCAGACGAAGCTAGTATGATAACAGGTTCTATCGGAATGCTTCCTTCAGCGTCACTTAATGAGACGAGTTTCGGACTTTATGAGCCGAGCGGCGGATCTGCACCTGATATTGCGGGAAAGGATATAGCTAATCCGATAGCTACGATCCTGTCAGCGGCTATGATGCTGCGTTATACCTTCAGTCTTGATAAGGAAGCTGACGCTATAGAAAATGCAGTTAAAGTAATCCTTAAAAAAGGGTATAGGACAGGAGATATTAAGGATGCACAGACTCCTGAAGATATGATCTGTTCATGTTCAGGTATGGGAAGCCTTATTGCAAGTGAGATAAAGTAG
- the tgt gene encoding tRNA guanosine(34) transglycosylase Tgt: MYKLLKTEGRAKRGEFQTVHGTIQTPVFMNVATVAAIKGAVSTEDLEGIKNQVVLCNTYHLHLRPGDDNVYRMGGLHKFMSCNKPILTDSGGFQVFSLAKTRRIKEEGVYFHSHIDGHKLFMGPEESMRIQSHLGSTIAMAFDECPSARADHEYVQMSVDRTTRWLERCKKEMDRLNSLPDTVNPHQMLFGINQGAIFDDIRIEHAKRIREMDLDGYAVGGLAVGETHEEMYHVLEQVVPYLPQDKPTYLMGVGTPANILEGVERGIDFFDCVYPSRNGRHGHVYTKKGKLNLLNARFELDSHPIEEGCQCPACKRYSRGYIRHLLKAGEMLGMRLCVLHNLYFYNNMMEEIRDALDNGNFAAYKKKTLDGFREYEELSTAPGGDIAKNWRKG; encoded by the coding sequence ATGTACAAGTTATTAAAAACAGAAGGCCGTGCTAAAAGAGGCGAATTTCAGACTGTTCATGGAACTATCCAGACACCTGTATTCATGAACGTAGCAACAGTTGCAGCCATCAAGGGCGCTGTTTCTACAGAAGATCTTGAAGGTATTAAGAATCAGGTTGTTTTATGTAATACATATCATCTTCACCTTCGCCCTGGCGATGACAATGTATATCGTATGGGCGGTCTTCACAAGTTTATGTCATGCAATAAGCCTATCCTTACTGATTCAGGCGGATTTCAGGTATTTTCACTTGCTAAGACAAGGCGTATCAAAGAGGAAGGCGTATACTTCCATTCTCATATAGATGGTCACAAGCTTTTCATGGGACCAGAAGAGAGTATGAGGATCCAGTCTCATCTTGGAAGTACTATTGCCATGGCTTTTGATGAGTGCCCATCTGCAAGAGCTGATCATGAATATGTTCAGATGTCTGTAGACAGGACCACAAGATGGCTTGAGCGCTGTAAGAAGGAGATGGACAGACTTAATTCACTTCCTGATACAGTGAACCCTCACCAGATGCTATTTGGTATCAATCAGGGCGCGATATTTGATGATATCAGAATAGAACATGCCAAGCGCATCAGAGAGATGGATCTTGACGGTTATGCAGTTGGAGGCCTTGCAGTAGGTGAGACTCATGAAGAGATGTATCATGTCCTTGAGCAGGTAGTTCCTTATCTTCCTCAGGACAAGCCTACATACCTTATGGGTGTTGGTACACCTGCCAATATTCTTGAAGGCGTAGAAAGAGGTATAGACTTCTTTGACTGTGTATATCCTAGTAGAAATGGCCGTCATGGTCATGTATATACCAAGAAGGGTAAGCTCAATCTCCTTAATGCCAGATTTGAGCTTGATTCTCATCCTATTGAAGAGGGATGTCAGTGCCCTGCATGTAAGCGCTATTCAAGAGGTTATATCCGTCATCTGTTAAAAGCCGGAGAGATGCTTGGTATGAGACTTTGTGTCCTTCATAACCTGTATTTCTACAACAATATGATGGAAGAGATAAGAGATGCTCTTGATAATGGAAATTTTGCTGCTTATAAGAAGAAGACCCTTGACGGATTCAGAGAATATGAAGAGCTCTCTACAGCTCCCGGAGGCGACATAGCCAAGAACTGGCGTAAAGGCTGA
- a CDS encoding FIST N-terminal domain-containing protein, with the protein MKQYTYVINDDISLEDVARQISDKIHRNPHITSVLQVIESSGTEEIIRYGYEKASKWFPDMIIYGMTSQRAIVDGMHDVTIDYNGKGVCSLLLFENSTVVAKGYDCHIQTPLECGQDYLNLLNKRKDIKGILLMSSDITLFSEDFARTILEEYPDVPIFGAMAGTRDITNDRSMVYFDKEIYNKGIVAVAFCGDDLHIEAKKSLGWRPLGKEFVITKSSNDGLVQEIDDKPAIDVYKEYLGVSENRFFYDNTAAFPILFLQNDELVGRVALYCSDGAIKYTMPIPEGTKASFAYARKKYLLSESLQNANDLISFNPQAILIYSCVTRRNFMGDLLADREFLYYKNVCSNSAFTGGYGEFLFSDKGAGLLNGSLIAIGFREGDATLSYIEPYVDEDLIQNEELLPLMERMINLLEKTTDDLRENVLQLYHSANHDELTGIYNRASFNYYYNEIFEKIMVLYLQDSFL; encoded by the coding sequence ATGAAGCAATATACTTATGTGATAAATGATGACATTTCTTTAGAAGATGTAGCCAGGCAGATCAGCGACAAGATCCATAGAAATCCGCATATCACTTCTGTGCTTCAGGTTATAGAGTCTTCCGGCACAGAAGAAATCATCAGATATGGATATGAAAAAGCCTCAAAGTGGTTTCCGGATATGATCATATACGGGATGACTTCTCAAAGGGCTATAGTTGATGGCATGCATGATGTCACTATCGATTATAACGGCAAGGGCGTTTGCTCTTTACTTCTCTTTGAAAACAGCACTGTTGTTGCCAAGGGATACGATTGCCACATACAGACTCCCCTTGAATGCGGGCAGGACTATCTTAATCTTCTCAATAAACGAAAAGATATTAAAGGCATCCTGCTCATGTCGTCTGACATCACACTTTTTTCTGAGGATTTTGCCAGAACCATCCTAGAAGAATACCCTGATGTCCCCATCTTTGGCGCTATGGCCGGTACCAGGGACATTACCAACGACAGATCCATGGTTTATTTTGATAAAGAAATATATAACAAAGGGATCGTAGCAGTTGCCTTCTGTGGGGACGATCTGCATATAGAAGCCAAAAAGAGTCTTGGCTGGCGCCCTCTTGGCAAGGAATTTGTTATCACAAAAAGCTCAAATGATGGCCTGGTACAAGAGATCGATGATAAGCCTGCAATAGATGTATACAAGGAATATCTTGGAGTATCTGAGAATAGATTTTTCTATGATAATACAGCTGCATTTCCTATTCTTTTTTTGCAGAATGATGAACTTGTAGGAAGAGTTGCCCTGTATTGCTCGGATGGCGCTATAAAGTATACTATGCCCATCCCGGAAGGAACCAAAGCCAGTTTTGCTTATGCCAGAAAGAAATACCTTCTTTCTGAATCCCTGCAAAATGCCAATGACCTTATCAGCTTTAATCCACAGGCAATCCTTATATATTCCTGTGTTACCAGAAGGAATTTTATGGGAGACCTGCTTGCAGACAGAGAATTCCTATATTATAAAAATGTATGCTCAAACAGCGCTTTCACAGGTGGCTACGGAGAATTCCTCTTTAGTGACAAAGGGGCAGGTCTGTTGAATGGATCCCTTATAGCTATTGGCTTTAGAGAGGGAGACGCTACTCTTTCTTATATAGAGCCTTATGTAGACGAAGATCTTATCCAAAACGAAGAATTGCTCCCTCTTATGGAGAGGATGATCAACCTTCTTGAGAAGACTACTGATGACCTTAGAGAGAATGTTCTGCAGTTATATCATTCCGCAAACCACGACGAACTTACAGGAATCTACAACAGAGCATCTTTTAACTACTATTACAATGAAATATTTGAAAAAATAATGGTCCTATATCTGCAGGACTCTTTCTTATAG
- a CDS encoding GGDEF domain-containing protein, whose product MSAGLFLIDIDHFKHINDTYGHEAGDIVLKKLVAYVNSVLPERAVFCRWGGEEFVCIIDNINKEEAISIAETIRQKVETSDFSPVPKVTISLGVTVISDTETSHKDIFKKVDDALYEAKESGRNKITFRT is encoded by the coding sequence ATATCTGCAGGACTCTTTCTTATAGACATCGATCACTTCAAGCATATCAATGATACCTACGGACATGAAGCAGGCGATATTGTTCTAAAAAAACTTGTTGCCTATGTCAATTCCGTATTGCCTGAAAGAGCTGTTTTCTGTAGATGGGGAGGCGAAGAATTCGTCTGCATAATAGACAATATTAACAAAGAAGAAGCCATATCTATCGCTGAGACTATAAGGCAAAAGGTAGAAACATCAGACTTTTCGCCTGTTCCGAAAGTAACAATAAGTCTCGGAGTCACTGTTATAAGTGACACCGAGACCAGTCATAAAGATATCTTTAAAAAAGTTGACGATGCATTATATGAAGCCAAAGAATCCGGAAGAAACAAAATTACATTCCGTACATAG
- a CDS encoding M15 family metallopeptidase — protein MNNKNVSFEPTFREKAVRRIGKFVKKNRKFYFFGVIAVAVVVFVTALGSALYDNRKRLLSIACVLLFFVSSSSFSYPVLPMDVSFVSDSIRSEDVAGTTYVSAEVDAKDVADIETISIDDQTVPTGSSYTKEDADKDPVYDGNGELLGEVLESDQISISEILNAEDETGSKDIEQEDNDDSVAGNTQFSADYWNLMLVNKQHPIPDNYTFATAQISSGGKLCDERILSPLRQMVAAAASDGVSLVVCSPYRSNNRQEMLFARKVDYYLEQGYDYMQSYTLASQAVTIPGSSEHEIGLALDIITDGYSSLDEGFGDTPAGKWLAQNSYKYGFVVRYLKGKEEITGIEYEPWHIRYVGVSAATVMYEEGICLEEFWDEYLY, from the coding sequence ATGAATAACAAAAATGTTTCATTTGAGCCGACGTTTCGGGAGAAAGCTGTTCGGCGAATAGGGAAGTTCGTAAAAAAGAATAGGAAGTTCTATTTCTTCGGTGTGATCGCTGTCGCAGTAGTTGTGTTTGTGACGGCACTTGGTAGTGCTCTATATGATAATAGAAAACGTCTTCTTAGTATTGCTTGTGTTCTTTTATTCTTCGTATCATCGAGTAGTTTTTCGTATCCCGTTTTACCAATGGATGTAAGTTTTGTATCAGATAGTATTCGCAGTGAGGATGTTGCCGGTACGACTTATGTTTCAGCTGAAGTAGATGCTAAAGATGTTGCAGATATTGAGACAATTTCTATCGATGATCAGACGGTTCCTACAGGCAGTAGTTATACTAAAGAAGACGCAGATAAAGATCCTGTATATGATGGCAATGGAGAACTCTTGGGAGAAGTCCTCGAAAGCGATCAGATCAGCATCTCGGAGATACTTAATGCAGAAGATGAAACAGGTAGTAAGGATATAGAGCAGGAAGATAATGACGATTCTGTGGCAGGAAACACACAGTTTTCTGCAGATTACTGGAATCTTATGCTTGTTAATAAGCAGCATCCGATTCCTGATAATTATACTTTTGCCACTGCGCAGATATCCAGCGGTGGCAAGCTATGCGATGAGAGAATATTATCGCCTCTTAGACAGATGGTGGCAGCAGCTGCGTCAGACGGAGTGTCACTTGTAGTATGTTCACCGTATAGATCCAACAATCGTCAGGAGATGCTCTTTGCAAGGAAGGTTGATTACTATTTAGAGCAAGGCTATGACTATATGCAGTCATATACACTTGCTTCTCAGGCAGTAACTATTCCGGGATCTTCAGAACATGAGATAGGGCTTGCTCTTGATATCATCACTGACGGATACAGCTCATTGGATGAAGGATTTGGTGATACGCCTGCCGGTAAGTGGCTTGCGCAAAACTCGTACAAGTACGGCTTTGTAGTTCGCTATCTTAAGGGCAAAGAAGAGATTACAGGTATTGAATATGAACCCTGGCATATAAGATATGTTGGAGTTTCGGCTGCAACTGTAATGTATGAAGAGGGCATCTGCCTTGAAGAGTTCTGGGACGAGTATCTGTACTGA
- a CDS encoding glycosyltransferase family 39 protein has translation MIKKEKKSDKGLVIFKIHYRPPRLHISEDPQDMAVVLAVLAMTLYYIWRMFYITPSYEELHDYFYFISKGPLFTLSNWSAEGNHIGYNFLASLLNMFGIPKYMVMRGISCIAASSNLILLYRLSKRYFTHWIPFATIVTYSGFELVNILNIQGRGYTLSVTLFLLSIYMLGRLSLTENFSNIQYYFLVITFVAALLVCLWNINWIIPMCFAVLLYLLINGLRTRKVSGKVENNIYFSQFFNILSCEIAAFIIAGIFYTINILGSGAYILSSDKEFEGLSRAGIISKDPVRAFIEGLKLVRESFGMITPEGNTYLVRWYHFIFDFSKSFAPGFEHALMVMCFVSIFVMITGCVLYFEESRTCIRLIILGQLFWMPLILVFFKRVPSYESYMFMGVIMAIAVSVVMGNLILTLQRFDLKHIFYALPIAISVVYFFIGVFGDTFFAPYDREIDETYQALIMVDPSEYKHPAVTGMVQEYIMEFLYDVEASDRIEDADYLMIKKEMYEDEDFANKDYIKRMHRSYENGSYIILTN, from the coding sequence ATGATTAAAAAGGAAAAGAAATCTGATAAGGGGCTGGTGATCTTCAAGATCCATTACAGACCGCCTCGCCTTCATATTTCAGAAGATCCTCAGGATATGGCAGTAGTACTTGCGGTACTTGCCATGACTTTGTACTACATTTGGAGAATGTTCTATATAACTCCTTCGTATGAGGAGCTTCACGATTATTTTTATTTTATCAGTAAAGGACCTTTATTTACGCTTAGCAACTGGTCGGCAGAAGGTAACCACATAGGATATAACTTCCTGGCATCACTTCTAAATATGTTCGGGATACCTAAGTATATGGTCATGAGAGGAATATCCTGCATTGCAGCTTCTTCCAATCTTATCCTTTTGTACAGACTTTCAAAAAGGTATTTTACACATTGGATCCCATTTGCGACTATTGTGACTTACAGTGGTTTTGAACTGGTCAATATCCTGAATATTCAGGGAAGAGGGTATACACTTTCGGTAACATTATTCCTATTATCGATATATATGCTTGGAAGGCTTTCACTTACGGAGAACTTTAGCAATATCCAGTATTATTTCCTTGTGATCACATTTGTTGCAGCTTTGCTGGTATGCCTTTGGAACATTAACTGGATCATTCCTATGTGTTTTGCGGTTCTGTTGTATCTTCTTATCAACGGGCTCAGAACCAGGAAGGTAAGCGGAAAAGTTGAGAACAATATTTACTTTTCACAGTTTTTTAATATCCTTAGCTGTGAGATAGCAGCTTTTATCATTGCCGGTATTTTTTATACAATTAATATACTTGGAAGCGGAGCGTATATCCTATCTTCAGATAAAGAGTTTGAAGGACTGTCAAGAGCCGGAATAATATCCAAAGATCCTGTCAGAGCCTTCATAGAGGGACTTAAGCTTGTCAGAGAGTCATTTGGAATGATAACACCGGAAGGTAATACATATCTTGTAAGGTGGTATCACTTTATATTCGATTTTTCTAAAAGTTTTGCACCGGGATTTGAGCATGCACTTATGGTCATGTGCTTCGTATCCATATTTGTAATGATCACCGGTTGCGTCCTGTATTTTGAGGAGAGCAGAACCTGCATCAGACTTATAATCCTGGGACAGCTATTCTGGATGCCTCTTATACTTGTCTTTTTTAAGAGAGTTCCATCCTATGAATCATATATGTTCATGGGTGTTATCATGGCTATTGCTGTCAGCGTTGTGATGGGCAATCTGATACTGACACTGCAGAGATTTGACCTAAAGCATATATTCTATGCTCTGCCTATAGCTATATCTGTTGTATACTTCTTCATTGGAGTGTTTGGCGATACCTTTTTTGCCCCATATGACAGAGAGATAGATGAGACATATCAGGCTCTTATCATGGTAGATCCTTCGGAATATAAGCATCCGGCAGTTACAGGTATGGTGCAGGAATACATAATGGAATTTTTGTATGACGTAGAAGCTTCGGACAGGATAGAGGATGCGGATTATCTTATGATCAAAAAAGAAATGTACGAAGACGAAGACTTTGCAAACAAAGATTATATCAAAAGAATGCACAGATCTTACGAAAACGGCAGTTACATAATATTAACTAATTAA
- the yajC gene encoding preprotein translocase subunit YajC: MAATAADATPVGMSYYLIILVVMFAFMYFIMIRPQRKQEKEKAAMMAALAVGDSVRTTGGFIGTVIDIHDNMVIIEFGNNKNCRIPMVKEAIVEIEKPEDAVKPVETKADKKKKD, translated from the coding sequence ATGGCTGCTACTGCTGCAGATGCTACACCTGTAGGCATGAGCTATTATCTGATCATTCTGGTTGTGATGTTCGCATTCATGTATTTCATTATGATCAGACCACAGCGTAAGCAGGAAAAAGAGAAGGCAGCTATGATGGCAGCACTTGCAGTTGGCGATAGCGTTCGTACAACAGGCGGTTTCATCGGAACTGTAATCGATATTCATGACAACATGGTTATCATCGAGTTCGGTAACAACAAGAACTGCCGTATCCCTATGGTTAAGGAAGCAATCGTAGAGATCGAGAAGCCTGAAGATGCTGTTAAGCCTGTAGAGACCAAGGCTGACAAGAAGAAAAAGGATTGA
- a CDS encoding RNA-guided endonuclease InsQ/TnpB family protein: protein MYLTVKQQVKHLSKGDYKTLKELCHSAKNLANEAIYNVRQYYFTEGKFLKYEKNYTLLKSSPNYKALNSNMAQQILKEVDGSFKSFFSLIKLAKQGKYAFKDCKLPHYLPKDGHTTLVIGFVRLNGSKLILPFSNSFKKTHKPVEITIPPILVDKKVKEIRIIPKAHARFFEIQYTYEAECVQRNLNKNNALALDFGINNLVTAVSSNGRSFIIDGRRLKSINQWFNKENTRLQSIKDKQHFGKKTTNRQKAIARDRNNKVNDYMSKAARKIVDYCIANDIGTLVAGYNVTFQRNSHIGKQNNQNFVNIPYGLLRDKLSYLCELNGIIYVEQEESYTSKASFWDKDNIPVYNNDNPKEYQFSGSRIHRGMYKTANGFNFNADVNGALNIMRKSSVVDLSILYGRGDVDTPVRIRIA from the coding sequence ATGTATCTTACTGTTAAACAGCAGGTAAAGCATCTGTCGAAAGGCGATTACAAAACCTTAAAAGAACTGTGCCATTCAGCTAAAAATCTTGCAAATGAAGCCATCTATAATGTTAGGCAGTATTACTTTACTGAAGGTAAATTCCTGAAGTATGAGAAGAATTATACACTTCTTAAAAGTAGTCCTAATTACAAGGCATTAAATTCTAATATGGCACAGCAGATCCTTAAAGAAGTAGATGGCAGCTTCAAATCATTCTTTAGCTTAATTAAACTTGCAAAACAGGGTAAGTATGCCTTTAAGGATTGCAAACTGCCACATTATCTTCCAAAAGACGGACATACCACACTTGTTATAGGTTTTGTAAGACTTAATGGGAGTAAGTTAATACTTCCGTTTTCAAACAGCTTTAAGAAAACCCACAAGCCGGTTGAAATCACAATCCCGCCAATCCTAGTTGACAAAAAGGTTAAAGAGATACGTATCATACCAAAAGCTCACGCTAGGTTCTTTGAAATCCAATACACTTACGAAGCTGAGTGTGTTCAAAGAAATCTTAACAAAAACAATGCACTGGCTCTCGATTTTGGTATAAATAATCTTGTAACTGCAGTGTCAAGCAATGGCAGATCATTCATTATTGACGGAAGAAGACTTAAATCCATAAATCAGTGGTTTAATAAAGAGAATACCCGCCTGCAGTCCATTAAGGACAAGCAACATTTTGGCAAAAAGACTACAAATCGTCAGAAAGCCATTGCTCGTGATCGTAACAATAAAGTAAATGACTATATGAGCAAAGCCGCACGTAAGATAGTAGATTATTGTATTGCTAACGATATCGGAACCCTTGTAGCCGGATATAATGTTACGTTTCAGAGGAATTCTCATATCGGCAAACAGAATAATCAGAATTTTGTTAATATCCCTTATGGCTTATTAAGAGATAAACTGTCATACCTTTGTGAACTTAATGGCATTATCTATGTTGAACAGGAGGAAAGCTATACATCAAAGGCCTCATTTTGGGATAAAGACAATATTCCTGTTTACAATAATGATAATCCAAAAGAGTATCAGTTCAGTGGTAGTAGGATACATCGTGGAATGTATAAAACTGCCAATGGCTTTAATTTTAATGCCGATGTTAACGGAGCATTAAATATAATGCGTAAAAGTAGCGTTGTGGATCTTAGCATCCTATACGGTAGAGGCGATGTGGACACGCCTGTAAGAATAAGGATTGCCTGA
- a CDS encoding lactonase family protein, giving the protein MTETITNEVVADAASVESTSKAPEKEAVKEDKYVAYVSSYTNGTGDKFGIRVYDVDVKNGRMTEKSKIKITNSSYVTESKNKKHLYSITDFGVEAYDIGKDGSLSLINEASINGMRGCYLSTDYEDKFLFCAGYHDGKITVLRLNEDGSIGEITEEIYQKGLGSAAGRNHRPHVQCVRMTKDNKFLCACDLGMDRINVYKLNHVTGRLENADVIHCDQESAPRHIKFSENGEFIYVLTEQKNSIDVYHYKVDDHDIPDFERIQSMSTIDDPDAQGIASSALMFSLDYNYLVSSNLGENFVDIYRADKRTGKLKKILGLPISGEYPKDAALFPDNKHLVSLNHESNTMTFFNVNMAQGTIVMNGPEVVVDQPNCIVFHKLED; this is encoded by the coding sequence ATGACAGAAACTATTACAAATGAAGTAGTGGCTGATGCTGCTTCAGTAGAATCAACAAGCAAGGCTCCCGAAAAAGAAGCTGTTAAAGAAGACAAATACGTAGCTTATGTATCAAGCTATACAAATGGAACCGGTGACAAGTTCGGTATTCGTGTCTATGATGTAGATGTCAAGAACGGCCGTATGACTGAGAAGAGTAAGATCAAGATCACTAATTCTTCGTATGTTACTGAATCCAAGAATAAAAAGCACCTTTATTCTATCACTGACTTTGGTGTAGAAGCTTATGATATAGGGAAAGATGGATCACTTAGTCTTATCAATGAAGCTTCTATCAATGGAATGAGAGGTTGTTACCTTTCTACAGATTATGAAGACAAGTTCCTTTTCTGTGCAGGATACCATGATGGTAAGATCACAGTACTGCGTCTTAACGAAGATGGAAGTATCGGTGAGATAACAGAAGAGATCTATCAGAAGGGCCTTGGCTCTGCAGCAGGACGTAACCATCGTCCACATGTACAGTGCGTACGTATGACCAAGGACAACAAGTTCCTGTGTGCATGTGATCTTGGAATGGACAGGATCAATGTTTATAAATTAAATCATGTGACAGGTCGTCTTGAGAATGCCGACGTGATCCACTGTGATCAGGAGTCAGCTCCAAGACATATCAAGTTCTCAGAAAATGGTGAGTTCATCTACGTTCTTACAGAGCAGAAGAATTCAATCGATGTATATCATTACAAAGTAGATGATCATGATATACCTGATTTTGAAAGAATCCAGTCTATGTCAACTATAGACGATCCTGATGCACAGGGTATCGCAAGCAGTGCTCTTATGTTCTCGCTTGATTATAACTACCTTGTATCTTCTAACCTTGGAGAGAACTTTGTAGATATCTACAGAGCAGACAAGAGAACAGGTAAGCTCAAGAAGATCCTGGGTCTTCCTATCTCAGGAGAGTATCCTAAGGATGCAGCACTCTTCCCTGATAACAAGCACCTTGTATCTCTTAACCATGAGTCCAATACAATGACTTTCTTTAATGTCAACATGGCACAGGGAACCATTGTAATGAACGGACCAGAAGTCGTAGTTGATCAGCCTAACTGCATCGTATTCCATAAATTAGAGGATTGA